One Alkaliphilus sp. B6464 genomic window carries:
- a CDS encoding alpha/beta hydrolase, with amino-acid sequence MIDCISNKIDIEINNYLYRENLYASLYRQKQKKPKAVILYFHGGGLLFGSRNDLPQTHIKKFCENNYAIISFDYRLAPEFKIPDILSDVISGINWYLDNRYDIFNADIPYCLWGRSAGAYLCLLAGKEKYAENPFGILSYYGYGLLENFWSTEPNPHYDKLPKLDYNSVSNILCKKDKSADDRYALYVYARQSGNWLSLIYDEPIKYLLLKYSLRVLNNSSEYPPLFLTHSFYDPDVPVDESKSLNRLIPNSELFLVSSDMHDFDRMEKSSSTNELLEKSINFLDKLLD; translated from the coding sequence ATGATAGATTGTATTTCTAATAAAATTGATATTGAAATAAACAATTATCTATATAGGGAAAATTTATATGCCTCCCTTTATAGGCAAAAACAAAAAAAACCTAAGGCTGTAATTTTATATTTCCATGGTGGAGGTTTATTGTTTGGAAGTCGAAATGATTTACCACAAACTCATATTAAGAAATTTTGTGAGAATAACTATGCAATTATTTCTTTCGATTATAGATTAGCACCTGAGTTTAAAATACCCGATATATTATCAGACGTTATATCCGGCATTAACTGGTATCTTGACAATAGGTATGATATTTTTAACGCCGATATACCTTATTGTCTATGGGGTAGATCTGCTGGTGCCTATCTTTGTTTATTAGCAGGAAAGGAGAAATACGCGGAAAATCCCTTTGGGATCTTATCTTATTATGGATATGGACTTTTAGAAAATTTCTGGTCAACTGAGCCAAATCCTCATTACGATAAACTACCTAAATTGGATTATAATTCAGTAAGTAATATATTGTGTAAAAAGGATAAATCTGCAGATGACCGTTATGCTCTTTATGTATATGCCAGACAAAGTGGTAATTGGTTATCACTAATCTATGATGAACCAATAAAATATTTATTATTAAAATACTCCCTAAGGGTACTTAACAATTCAAGTGAATACCCACCTCTATTTCTCACTCATAGCTTCTACGACCCTGATGTACCGGTTGATGAATCTAAATCCTTGAATAGATTAATCCCTAATTCAGAGCTATTTCTTGTATCGTCTGATATGCATGACTTTGATAGAATGGAAAAAAGCTCTAGTACAAATGAATTATTAGAAAAAAGTATAAATTTTCTAGATAAACTATTGGATTAG
- a CDS encoding MFS transporter codes for MEGNKDVNVLPKNYWKTIVFTFCLGWVVIWIYRAMLSPIYSEIQGTIGTQTNAAMGLIASCYFFGYTSMQIPSGFLVDRFGQKKVLIPGFILFALGAFSISQATNLMMIYVGSVFAGVGCGTYYGAAFSLTAQHVPAEKKGLSTAIVNSGSALGMIIGMTGSSYVVKTLQLPWQTMVMISASLIVLLIIWFAVAIKNTSVVRKAKVKETELVNEDIKTGSLFSLRMISCYLLYFTTCYTYYLIVTWLPKFLESERGISGGMIGLIVSMISVTAVPGALYFANMSDKKRDKKSKIIMGLELAAFVLIALSMMAPNATFLAIILLLYGFLGKMAVDPVLISFISDNASKKDLATKLGMFNFFGMSSSIVAPAFTGYIIDKTGSGELGFYIGAGLLLIGTTVFIFVNAKKHKEQVA; via the coding sequence ATGGAAGGTAATAAAGATGTTAATGTATTGCCAAAGAATTATTGGAAGACTATTGTTTTTACATTCTGTTTAGGTTGGGTTGTTATTTGGATCTATAGGGCTATGCTATCACCAATTTATTCAGAAATTCAAGGTACTATAGGAACTCAGACGAATGCAGCCATGGGTCTAATCGCAAGCTGTTATTTCTTCGGATATACGTCAATGCAGATTCCTTCAGGTTTCCTAGTCGATCGATTTGGTCAAAAAAAGGTGTTGATTCCAGGATTTATTCTATTTGCGTTAGGTGCATTTTCTATTTCTCAAGCGACAAATCTAATGATGATTTATGTTGGTAGTGTATTTGCAGGGGTAGGTTGTGGTACTTATTATGGAGCAGCATTCTCTTTAACTGCACAACACGTTCCAGCAGAGAAAAAAGGTTTATCAACAGCGATCGTAAATAGTGGATCAGCATTGGGTATGATTATTGGTATGACAGGTTCAAGTTATGTAGTAAAAACTTTACAACTACCTTGGCAAACCATGGTTATGATCTCAGCTTCTTTGATAGTTTTACTAATAATATGGTTCGCTGTAGCTATTAAAAATACATCTGTAGTTAGAAAAGCTAAGGTTAAAGAAACAGAATTAGTAAATGAAGATATTAAAACAGGCTCACTATTCAGTTTAAGGATGATTTCTTGCTATCTTTTATACTTTACAACTTGTTACACATATTACCTAATAGTAACATGGCTGCCAAAATTCCTAGAATCTGAAAGAGGAATTTCAGGTGGAATGATAGGTCTAATAGTATCCATGATTTCGGTAACAGCAGTTCCAGGAGCACTATACTTTGCGAATATGTCAGATAAAAAAAGAGATAAGAAATCTAAAATAATCATGGGGTTAGAATTAGCTGCCTTTGTTTTAATAGCATTATCTATGATGGCACCAAATGCAACATTCCTAGCTATTATCCTACTATTATATGGATTCTTAGGAAAAATGGCAGTGGATCCAGTATTAATTTCCTTTATATCTGATAATGCAAGTAAGAAAGATCTTGCTACAAAATTAGGGATGTTCAATTTCTTTGGAATGTCATCATCAATAGTAGCACCTGCCTTTACAGGTTATATCATAGATAAAACAGGTTCAGGTGAGCTAGGTTTTTATATTGGAGCAGGATTATTGCTTATAGGTACAACTGTATTTATATTTGTAAATGCTAAGAAACATAAGGAACAAGTAGCTTAG
- the allE gene encoding (S)-ureidoglycine aminohydrolase: MSYKNGVMGYREGILANRSIVKKNNYALIEPDGIVKNAIIGFENCDVTILSSPKIGASFVDYLLTIKEDGKNHLGFGGEDIEIFFYIFEGNVKVWNDDKSENLTDGGYIFSPAGKKLYFENIGSEPAKGFLYKRVYDKIEGYEAHTVIGNSNDLEEIAYEGMTDVIVKDFLPAANNFGFDMNFHILSFKPGASHGYIETHFQEHGAYIFSGQGMYNLDNEWVPVEKGDYIFMSAYCPQAAYGIGRDEEFAYIYSKDCNRDAKL, from the coding sequence TTGAGTTATAAAAATGGAGTAATGGGCTATAGAGAAGGTATATTAGCAAATCGATCAATTGTAAAAAAGAATAACTATGCATTAATTGAACCTGATGGAATTGTTAAAAATGCAATTATAGGATTTGAAAACTGTGATGTTACAATTTTGTCTTCACCTAAAATTGGTGCAAGTTTTGTAGATTATTTATTGACCATTAAAGAAGATGGAAAAAATCATTTAGGATTTGGTGGAGAAGATATAGAGATTTTCTTTTATATATTTGAAGGAAATGTAAAGGTATGGAATGATGATAAGTCTGAAAATTTAACTGATGGTGGATATATCTTTAGTCCTGCTGGAAAGAAACTATATTTTGAAAATATTGGTAGTGAGCCAGCAAAAGGATTTTTATATAAGAGAGTTTATGACAAGATAGAGGGTTATGAAGCTCATACAGTAATTGGAAATAGTAATGATCTAGAAGAAATAGCGTATGAAGGCATGACAGATGTAATAGTAAAGGACTTTTTACCTGCTGCAAATAACTTTGGATTTGATATGAACTTCCATATTTTATCATTTAAGCCTGGAGCAAGCCATGGATATATAGAAACCCACTTCCAAGAGCATGGTGCTTATATTTTCTCTGGACAAGGAATGTACAACCTTGACAATGAGTGGGTACCAGTAGAAAAAGGAGATTATATATTTATGAGTGCATACTGCCCACAGGCAGCATATGGCATAGGAAGAGATGAAGAATTTGCTTATATTTATTCAAAGGATTGCAATAGGGATGCTAAACTGTAA
- a CDS encoding DUF1116 domain-containing protein codes for MKYKTIDEANQAVIQKIVAALPVILDVVPAHTVIKELENKKVLLHAGPPILWENMTSPMQGSCIGAVLFEGWAKDEDEARELLSSGGVDFIPCHHVNAVGPMGGITSAHMPVFVVKNTTDGNYAYCTLNEGIGKVLRFGAYSEEVVNRLNWMRDVLGPVLGKALRTFEGGLSANPIIAKSIAMGDEFHQRNIAASLVFLKEISPVITKLDINDKEKQEVIQFLADTDQFFLNIMMACSKAIMDGARMIEEGTVVTAMCRNGENFGIRISGMGDEWFIAPVNTPQGLYFTGYDSEDASPDMGDSAITEAFGVGGMAMIAAPAVTRFVGTGGFDDANRISNEMAEICIGHNPNFIIPTWSFKGICLGIDARKVVEKGITPVINTGIAHKIAGFGQIGAGTVNPPIACFEKAIVAYAKKLGFKE; via the coding sequence ATGAAATATAAAACAATAGATGAAGCAAACCAGGCGGTTATCCAAAAAATTGTAGCTGCCTTACCTGTAATCTTAGATGTTGTACCAGCACATACTGTAATTAAGGAACTAGAAAACAAGAAGGTTTTACTGCATGCAGGGCCTCCTATTCTGTGGGAGAATATGACAAGCCCTATGCAGGGTTCTTGTATAGGTGCAGTTCTATTTGAAGGATGGGCTAAAGATGAGGATGAGGCTCGTGAATTATTATCATCTGGAGGAGTGGACTTTATTCCATGCCATCATGTAAATGCAGTAGGACCAATGGGCGGTATAACTTCTGCACATATGCCTGTATTTGTAGTAAAAAATACAACGGACGGAAATTATGCATATTGCACACTAAACGAGGGAATCGGAAAAGTATTGAGATTTGGGGCATATTCTGAAGAGGTAGTAAATCGATTAAACTGGATGCGCGATGTACTTGGACCAGTGCTTGGAAAGGCTCTACGTACATTTGAAGGTGGATTAAGTGCAAACCCAATTATTGCAAAATCAATAGCTATGGGGGATGAATTCCATCAAAGAAATATAGCTGCCTCACTGGTATTTTTAAAAGAAATAAGCCCAGTAATTACAAAGCTTGATATTAATGACAAAGAAAAACAAGAAGTAATTCAATTTTTAGCTGATACAGACCAATTTTTCTTAAATATCATGATGGCTTGCTCAAAGGCAATTATGGATGGGGCAAGAATGATAGAAGAAGGTACTGTAGTCACAGCAATGTGTAGGAATGGAGAAAACTTTGGAATCCGAATAAGTGGTATGGGTGATGAGTGGTTTATTGCGCCAGTAAATACTCCACAAGGATTATACTTTACAGGATATGATAGTGAAGATGCAAGTCCTGATATGGGGGACAGCGCCATAACAGAGGCATTTGGAGTAGGTGGAATGGCAATGATAGCAGCACCAGCTGTTACTAGATTTGTAGGAACTGGTGGCTTTGATGATGCTAATAGAATAAGCAACGAAATGGCAGAAATATGTATTGGTCATAATCCAAACTTTATAATTCCTACATGGAGCTTTAAAGGAATTTGTCTTGGAATAGATGCTAGAAAAGTAGTTGAAAAGGGTATAACTCCTGTAATAAATACAGGTATTGCACATAAAATAGCAGGATTTGGACAAATAGGAGCAGGTACAGTAAATCCTCCAATCGCTTGCTTTGAAAAGGCTATTGTAGCCTATGCAAAAAAATTAGGATTTAAAGAATAA
- the allD gene encoding ureidoglycolate dehydrogenase: MKVSENKLKDLMKNKFIKAGLSEEHSEKAAEILTWADARGIHSHGAVRVEYYSERIAKGGINTNPNFRFEKTGPASGIYHGENGNGFVAASNAMDEAIKMAKESGIAVVGIKNISHSGSLGYYVEKAAMNDLVAISVCQSDPMVVPYGGSEPYYGTNPIAFSAPTSDERRVVFDMATTVQAWGKVLHARSKKEPIPDTWAVDENGNPTTDPSKVNALVPAAGPKGYGLMMMVDILSGVMLGLPFGKHVSSMYEDLSKGRDLGQLHIVIDPSRFIDIDMFKENMATVLDELSESKPAQGVDKVYYPGELGLLRKKKYEDTGGIEIVDDIYEYLISDDVHYDRYDHKNKFAE; encoded by the coding sequence ATGAAGGTTAGTGAAAATAAATTAAAGGATTTAATGAAAAATAAATTTATAAAAGCAGGACTATCTGAAGAACACTCAGAAAAAGCAGCTGAAATTTTAACATGGGCAGACGCCAGGGGAATTCATTCCCATGGTGCTGTTCGTGTGGAATATTATTCTGAAAGAATTGCAAAGGGTGGAATTAATACAAATCCAAACTTTAGATTTGAAAAGACTGGACCAGCAAGTGGAATTTACCATGGGGAAAACGGAAATGGTTTTGTAGCAGCTTCCAATGCTATGGATGAAGCTATTAAGATGGCTAAGGAATCAGGTATTGCCGTTGTAGGAATTAAAAATATCTCCCATAGCGGAAGTCTAGGTTACTATGTAGAAAAGGCAGCTATGAATGACCTGGTAGCAATATCAGTATGTCAATCAGATCCAATGGTAGTACCATATGGTGGTAGTGAGCCTTATTATGGAACTAACCCAATAGCCTTTTCTGCACCAACTTCAGATGAAAGAAGAGTTGTATTTGACATGGCAACTACTGTGCAAGCTTGGGGTAAAGTCCTGCATGCTCGTTCTAAAAAAGAACCTATTCCAGATACTTGGGCAGTTGACGAAAATGGAAATCCAACTACAGATCCAAGTAAGGTAAATGCCTTGGTTCCAGCTGCAGGTCCAAAAGGATATGGATTAATGATGATGGTTGATATTTTATCCGGTGTAATGCTAGGCTTACCATTTGGTAAACATGTGTCATCAATGTATGAGGATTTATCAAAAGGAAGAGATCTTGGACAGCTGCATATTGTAATTGATCCATCAAGATTTATAGATATAGATATGTTCAAAGAAAACATGGCTACAGTTTTAGATGAACTTAGTGAAAGTAAACCTGCTCAAGGAGTTGATAAGGTTTATTATCCTGGTGAACTTGGCTTATTAAGAAAGAAAAAATATGAAGATACAGGTGGAATAGAAATAGTAGATGATATCTATGAGTATTTAATTAGTGATGATGTTCATTATGACAGATACGACCATAAAAATAAATTTGCTGAATAG
- the allC gene encoding allantoate deiminase → MNISTNEISDIMNWISSYGLLETGGITRLLYSQEWMDVQNGLKEKFESIGMRANFDDIGNLIGHLKGSENSEETIATGSHIDTVVNGGKLDGQLGIFGGFLAVKHLLETYGQPKKNIEIISMAEEEGSRFPYVFWGSKNLLGLANKDDVLNITDENGTKFVDAMHKHGFKFKSDNKSSLSHVKAFVELHIEQGNSLEMEGKSVGVITDIVGQRRYNITLKGEANHAGTTLMEYRKDVIQVFAQIVNESINKAKEKGNPLVLTFGKINIKPNTVNVVPGFAEFTMDCRHTDGSFLKEFTTEIEEDMKRIAKDANVEIEIDRWMDEEPVPMDKNVISMIEEACKEKGLNYKLMHSGAGHDSQIIAPHIKTGMIFVPSVKGISHNPKEFTELEDLKQGIEALAAAIYKLAY, encoded by the coding sequence ATGAACATAAGTACAAATGAAATCAGTGACATCATGAATTGGATATCTTCCTATGGATTACTTGAAACAGGGGGAATAACTAGACTTTTATATTCCCAAGAATGGATGGATGTCCAAAATGGACTAAAGGAAAAATTTGAAAGTATAGGAATGAGAGCAAATTTTGATGATATTGGAAACCTTATTGGACACTTAAAAGGTTCAGAAAATTCAGAGGAAACCATTGCTACAGGCTCCCATATTGACACTGTTGTTAATGGTGGTAAATTAGATGGACAGCTAGGTATATTCGGAGGATTTTTAGCAGTTAAACATCTTCTTGAAACATATGGACAACCGAAAAAAAATATTGAAATCATTTCTATGGCGGAAGAAGAAGGAAGTAGATTTCCATATGTATTTTGGGGAAGTAAAAACCTGTTAGGTTTAGCTAATAAAGATGATGTGCTTAATATAACTGATGAAAATGGTACTAAATTTGTTGATGCTATGCATAAACACGGATTTAAATTTAAATCCGATAATAAATCATCTTTATCCCATGTAAAGGCTTTTGTAGAGCTTCATATTGAACAAGGTAATTCATTAGAGATGGAAGGAAAGTCTGTAGGTGTAATTACAGATATAGTTGGACAAAGAAGATACAATATTACATTAAAAGGTGAAGCAAATCATGCAGGTACTACTCTTATGGAATACCGTAAGGATGTAATTCAAGTATTTGCACAGATTGTAAATGAATCCATTAATAAGGCTAAAGAAAAAGGAAATCCACTTGTATTAACCTTCGGAAAAATTAATATTAAACCAAATACTGTAAACGTAGTGCCAGGTTTTGCAGAGTTTACTATGGATTGTAGACATACAGATGGTAGCTTCTTAAAAGAATTTACTACAGAAATTGAAGAAGATATGAAACGTATAGCTAAGGATGCAAACGTTGAAATTGAAATTGATAGATGGATGGATGAAGAACCTGTTCCAATGGATAAAAACGTTATTAGTATGATTGAAGAAGCATGCAAGGAGAAAGGTTTAAACTATAAATTAATGCATAGTGGTGCTGGACATGACTCACAGATTATTGCACCACATATTAAGACAGGTATGATATTTGTTCCAAGTGTTAAGGGAATCAGTCATAATCCAAAAGAGTTCACAGAACTTGAAGACTTAAAGCAAGGTATAGAAGCATTGGCAGCAGCGATTTACAAATTAGCATACTAA
- the fdrA gene encoding acyl-CoA synthetase FdrA — MLRTFVKKGSYQDSVVLMLLTGKISSIDGVNKVSIMMGTPANKDIFKAGGMETPELMEASSNDMVVVVDSDLENIEEILQKETDEFLNKQSSKSGAAKDKSAKSWEQALDILPGANLALISIPGAYAAIEADRALDENLNVFMFSDNVSLEDEARLKKKAHEKGLMVMGPDCGTGIIHGVPVAFANYVEKGKIGIVGASGTGIQELTTIIDRLGEGVTNAIGTGGRDLSTTVGGITMLDAINVLEQDPSVEVMIIVSKPPAKQVRDKIVKRLESVEKPVITLFLGEKPETHEKGFYHAYTLDEAARIAVKLIRNEAIELGDYVINQDGGFNKTEEMTIKAFYSGGTLAYEAAILIKDTMKLSSSSEVREGYILDAAGHEVIDLGDDIYTQGKPHPMIDASTRVEYMKKAANDKSTGVILFDLVLGYGSHIDMANELSQGIKLLQKKAEEENRKLYFVTTICGTKKDVQNYDYQKKQMEDLGVIVCDSNKAAVEMAMHLIGYKYQELNKEILPRKVRKENNPEVSEKLKELIEHKPRVINIGLKSFSEVLEDFKCEVVQYNWAPPAGGDVKLIKVLQFLRGYGL; from the coding sequence ATGTTAAGAACCTTTGTAAAAAAAGGAAGTTATCAGGATTCAGTAGTTTTAATGCTACTTACAGGTAAAATATCTTCCATAGATGGAGTAAATAAGGTATCCATAATGATGGGTACCCCTGCAAATAAGGATATTTTTAAGGCAGGGGGAATGGAAACTCCTGAATTAATGGAAGCAAGCTCTAATGATATGGTAGTAGTAGTAGATTCTGACTTAGAGAATATTGAAGAAATATTACAAAAAGAAACAGATGAATTTTTAAATAAACAATCCTCAAAATCTGGGGCAGCAAAAGATAAATCAGCAAAGTCTTGGGAACAAGCATTAGATATATTACCTGGGGCAAATCTAGCTCTAATATCTATTCCTGGAGCTTATGCTGCAATAGAGGCTGATAGAGCCTTAGATGAAAATTTAAATGTATTTATGTTTAGTGATAATGTATCATTAGAAGATGAAGCTCGTTTAAAGAAAAAAGCACATGAAAAGGGACTAATGGTGATGGGTCCAGATTGTGGTACAGGTATAATCCATGGTGTTCCAGTCGCATTTGCCAATTATGTTGAAAAAGGAAAAATTGGAATAGTTGGTGCGTCAGGTACAGGTATTCAAGAATTAACTACAATTATAGATAGACTTGGTGAAGGAGTAACAAATGCAATTGGAACTGGAGGAAGAGATTTATCTACTACAGTTGGTGGTATTACAATGCTTGATGCTATCAATGTACTGGAGCAGGATCCAAGTGTGGAGGTTATGATAATAGTATCAAAACCACCTGCAAAACAAGTCAGAGATAAGATAGTAAAAAGGCTAGAATCTGTTGAAAAGCCTGTAATCACACTATTTTTAGGAGAAAAACCTGAAACTCATGAGAAGGGCTTTTATCATGCATATACCTTAGATGAGGCAGCAAGAATAGCTGTAAAACTTATAAGAAATGAAGCTATAGAGTTAGGTGATTATGTAATTAATCAAGATGGTGGATTTAATAAGACTGAAGAAATGACTATTAAAGCATTTTATTCAGGAGGAACCCTTGCATATGAGGCAGCTATATTGATTAAGGATACAATGAAATTATCTTCAAGTTCTGAAGTGAGAGAAGGATATATTCTAGATGCTGCTGGACATGAAGTAATCGATTTAGGGGATGATATTTATACCCAAGGTAAGCCTCATCCTATGATTGATGCTAGTACAAGAGTTGAATACATGAAAAAGGCTGCAAATGATAAATCTACAGGTGTTATTCTATTTGATTTAGTTCTAGGGTATGGCTCACATATTGATATGGCTAATGAACTATCCCAGGGTATTAAATTATTACAGAAAAAAGCTGAAGAAGAAAACCGCAAACTTTATTTTGTAACTACTATATGTGGTACGAAGAAAGATGTTCAAAACTATGACTATCAGAAGAAACAAATGGAAGACTTAGGTGTTATAGTATGTGATAGCAACAAAGCTGCTGTAGAAATGGCAATGCATCTTATTGGATATAAGTACCAAGAACTAAATAAGGAGATACTTCCAAGGAAGGTTAGAAAAGAAAATAACCCAGAGGTATCTGAGAAATTAAAGGAATTGATTGAGCATAAGCCTAGAGTTATAAATATCGGATTGAAGAGCTTTTCTGAAGTTTTAGAAGACTTTAAGTGCGAAGTTGTTCAGTACAATTGGGCACCACCTGCTGGGGGCGATGTCAAATTAATTAAGGTACTACAATTTCTTAGAGGCTATGGATTATAA
- a CDS encoding MATE family efflux transporter: MAKFNKLFSPKDLTEGTPWKRITEFAIPMLIGNIAQQFYNTADSIIVGKYVGDNALAAVGSASPILNLLLVLFVGISVGAGIMVSQYFGAKDRERLSHTIGTCITLTAIASIIIMVIGPIVTRPMLSFLNTPDSIIDWCTDYLTIYFVGISGFAYYNILAGVLRGLGDSISALVFLLISTVLNVILDIWFVAEFNMGVPGVALATIIAQSISAIFCIFKLIRMKSNFDLNRKMLKLNKEYSYRLIKLGLPSGITQAIFSLAMIVVQSLTNSFGEMVIACNVIVMRVDGFAMMPNFSFGTAMTTYTGQNIGAKKMDRVEKGTRHGLMIAVGVSTIITILILIFGKYLVGVFTDTEELVNLSMHMMRILAVGYIAMAVTQSLFGVMRGAGDTMTPMWISLINTIVIRVPVAYSIAYLTRSEAYPTGRPESTFVSLLVSWTMGAIITTFFYKKGKWREKGLTSESYENA; encoded by the coding sequence ATGGCGAAATTTAATAAATTGTTTTCTCCCAAAGATTTAACTGAGGGCACGCCTTGGAAACGGATAACAGAGTTTGCAATACCCATGTTAATTGGCAATATAGCTCAACAATTCTATAACACTGCTGATTCTATTATTGTTGGTAAGTATGTGGGTGACAACGCACTTGCTGCCGTTGGTAGCGCATCCCCTATATTAAATCTTTTACTTGTGCTTTTTGTAGGAATATCAGTAGGTGCTGGTATTATGGTATCACAGTATTTTGGGGCTAAGGATCGAGAAAGGCTTTCTCATACCATTGGTACATGTATAACCCTTACAGCTATTGCATCAATAATAATTATGGTTATTGGCCCTATTGTGACCCGCCCTATGCTTTCTTTTCTTAATACACCGGATAGTATTATTGATTGGTGCACCGATTATCTTACTATTTATTTCGTAGGTATTTCGGGTTTTGCTTATTATAATATTTTGGCTGGTGTCTTACGTGGTCTTGGAGATTCCATATCAGCACTTGTATTTTTACTTATTTCTACAGTTTTAAATGTAATACTTGATATTTGGTTCGTTGCAGAATTTAACATGGGAGTTCCAGGTGTTGCGCTGGCAACTATAATAGCACAGAGTATATCAGCAATATTTTGCATTTTTAAATTAATAAGAATGAAAAGTAACTTTGATTTAAATCGTAAAATGCTAAAATTAAATAAGGAATATTCTTATAGATTAATAAAACTTGGATTACCATCAGGTATTACACAGGCAATATTCTCCCTTGCAATGATTGTTGTACAATCTCTAACCAATAGTTTTGGAGAAATGGTTATAGCCTGTAATGTAATTGTTATGCGTGTAGATGGATTTGCTATGATGCCAAATTTCTCTTTTGGAACTGCAATGACTACATATACTGGACAAAACATCGGAGCTAAAAAAATGGATAGAGTAGAAAAGGGAACTAGACATGGTCTTATGATTGCTGTTGGAGTTTCTACTATAATAACAATCTTAATTTTAATTTTTGGCAAATATCTTGTAGGAGTTTTTACCGATACCGAAGAGCTAGTTAATTTAAGTATGCATATGATGAGAATCCTCGCAGTAGGTTATATTGCTATGGCTGTAACCCAGAGTTTATTCGGAGTTATGCGAGGTGCAGGCGATACAATGACACCTATGTGGATTTCACTTATTAATACTATCGTTATTCGTGTACCTGTAGCCTACAGTATTGCCTATTTAACAAGAAGTGAGGCGTATCCTACAGGAAGACCTGAATCCACCTTTGTGTCTTTACTGGTTTCCTGGACAATGGGAGCAATTATAACTACATTTTTCTATAAAAAAGGTAAGTGGCGCGAAAAAGGCCTTACTAGCGAATCATATGAAAATGCATAA